A genomic window from Anoplolepis gracilipes chromosome 6, ASM4749672v1, whole genome shotgun sequence includes:
- the LOC140667186 gene encoding uncharacterized protein: MTIEAMMPEFDCWLDRRHGRVSFHLTQLFTGHGCFSAFLYKLRKLDNPRYTSCGGAISDTADHTWRICSRWEINRSELVEIIGPDLSLRGIVHAMLRGERDWNAVSSFANNVMCIKEEEERAREGILPDPHLIFPPDTQEELAQLDNEID, from the coding sequence ATGACCATCGAAGCTATGATGCCTGAATTCGACTGCTGGTTGGACAGACGCCATGGCCGGGTCTCTTTCCATCTAACGCAGCTTTTTACTGGTCACGGCTGTTTCTCCGCGTTCCTGTACAAGCTAAGAAAGTTAGATAACCCTAGGTATACCAGTTGTGGTGGAGCAATCTCAGATACGGCGGACCACACCTGGCGTATATGTTCTCGTTGGGAAATAAACAGGAGTGAACTTGTGGAAATCATTGGTCCTGATTTGTCTCTTCGGGGGATTGTGCATGCTATGCTGAGGGGTGAGAGAGACTGGAACGCGGTCTCTTCCTTCGCCAATAACGTGATGTGTAtcaaggaggaggaggaacgCGCTCGTGAGGGAATCCTGCCCGATCCACATCTCATATTTCCGCCTGATACTCAAGAGGAGCTGGCCCAACTGGACAATGAAATAGACTGA